The following coding sequences lie in one Myxococcales bacterium genomic window:
- a CDS encoding peptidase M17 — MAQSELVTLDELTVDALALPFFEDERPLRKTAGLVDWRLCGRLSRLMLRDCVTGKLGETTLVATEKKFPFLRLFLLGCGPSSQWDDRREWCILKQCLDTLEAAKIRAFAIALPGRSLELVDLADARARFLATLSERRLFTDVVIVEASEALRSLPPATRSQRVHEY, encoded by the coding sequence ATGGCTCAGAGCGAACTGGTGACGTTGGACGAGCTTACAGTTGATGCTCTCGCTTTGCCTTTTTTTGAGGACGAACGGCCGCTCCGCAAAACGGCCGGTCTCGTAGACTGGCGGCTCTGTGGAAGGTTGTCGCGGCTGATGCTTCGTGATTGTGTCACGGGCAAGCTTGGCGAAACAACGCTCGTGGCTACCGAAAAAAAGTTCCCATTTTTGCGGCTTTTTTTGCTCGGTTGCGGACCCTCGAGCCAATGGGACGACCGCCGGGAATGGTGCATTCTCAAACAATGTCTCGATACGCTTGAGGCCGCCAAAATTCGCGCCTTCGCCATAGCCCTGCCAGGGCGAAGCCTCGAACTTGTCGATTTGGCCGACGCGCGGGCGCGTTTTTTGGCAACGCTCTCAGAGCGTCGGTTATTTACCGACGTTGTGATTGTCGAGGCGTCCGAGGCGCTAAGAAGTTTGCCACCGGCCACCAGAAGTCAGAGAGTCCACGAATACTAG
- a CDS encoding DUF2062 domain-containing protein, with product MISFHKIAAIVKTRVLGVEDTPHRIALSVFLGFFVGCTPLIGIHTILYLGLVAACRANKVAGLPAVFVTNPITAIPVYYAFWKLGSWVLHGRVPERVIHHANAHASPDSGSGFYRYLELEQWIRLWNKLMGLGAEVWVGSMIVGLSVGFVAYVVTYRMVIAYRTHKHRHDGEAAEHVSHGL from the coding sequence ATGATTTCTTTTCACAAGATCGCTGCGATAGTGAAGACCCGGGTTTTGGGGGTTGAAGACACGCCACATCGCATCGCACTCAGCGTCTTTTTAGGATTTTTTGTAGGATGCACGCCGCTCATCGGCATCCACACTATTCTGTATCTGGGATTAGTAGCAGCGTGCCGCGCGAATAAGGTTGCCGGACTGCCTGCGGTGTTCGTCACCAACCCAATTACCGCTATCCCGGTGTATTATGCATTCTGGAAGCTCGGGTCGTGGGTTCTGCACGGGCGCGTGCCGGAGCGGGTCATTCATCACGCTAACGCCCACGCTTCCCCCGACTCCGGCAGCGGTTTTTATCGCTATTTGGAGCTCGAGCAGTGGATCAGGCTCTGGAATAAGCTCATGGGTTTAGGCGCCGAAGTGTGGGTGGGCTCCATGATCGTTGGACTGTCAGTGGGTTTTGTCGCATATGTCGTGACGTACCGCATGGTCATAGCGTATAGGACGCACAAGCATCGCCACGATGGTGAGGCAGCTGAGCACGTCAGTCATGGACTATAA
- the ileS gene encoding isoleucine--tRNA ligase: MDYKNTIRLPRTAFPMRANLAQREPAILAQWSEREVYKKQVAELTDSDRYVFHDGPPYANGHLHYGTVFNKILKDIVIKYQGLRGRKVRFVPGWDCHGLPIELNVERRMGRDKAQTISVTSLRKACRDEAEKWVAVQREEFKRLGVFGYWEEPYLTLHPRYEQGVLKILAACLSQGIVERGKKPVYWCGHCQTALAEAEVEYAEHTSPSIYVKFPLSQPESERVARQMGFATSGDKPLYAMIWTTTPWTLPANLAIAVHPEYQYVAVDVGKELWLLAQERLGAVAQATGVTATCVGSPIKGDALLGTVAQHPFEERDSPLLAADYVTLDAGTGLVHTAPGHGIEDYVLGQQHGLEPFAPVDDAACFTDEVRDAWRKRPVISVNQDIVRFLAEAGRLGNAEGDSVQHSYPHCWRCKHPVIFRATTQWFVLLDKPMRKDPQHRTLRQAAMTAIGEVNWVPAWGRDRIEGMVSQRPDWCISRQRRWGVPIPAFYCDGCGEALLDTETVRHVAELFGAHGSDIWFEKPAIELVPEGQRCSHCQGQHFSKDQSILDVWFESGASFEPVLQSDAYGMGEAVPADLYLEGSDQHRGWFHSALLLSAASRGHAPYKRVLTHGFVCDDQGRPYSKSEIRRRQEAGEKIEYVEPNVVVKQKGAELLRAWAASQDYRTDPRYSEVHLGQASDSYFKLRNTLRFLLGNLDGYDGKPGEYIEPLDAWAKARMRAYMQAAVDAYDAYDFRRVFQITLELSVGEWSAFYLDVIKDRLYCDDVNSPRRRSGQATLEMIARGMLTVLAPILCFTAEEAWGFLPQEKGRSVFLEGHLERPQLSEADIQLLDAGRVLQRIRDTVNAAMEPLVRDKSLAHRREASVSLGLPALDLAAIKRITGDVAEVLAVAEVTTFEAECLTASVSQTTHPRCQRCWRHRRQAGTDVKELCDRCAKVMETWESN; the protein is encoded by the coding sequence ATGGACTATAAGAATACGATACGCCTGCCGCGGACTGCATTCCCGATGCGCGCCAATCTGGCTCAACGAGAACCCGCCATTCTCGCCCAGTGGTCGGAACGGGAGGTTTACAAAAAGCAGGTGGCGGAGCTTACGGATTCCGATCGATACGTCTTTCACGACGGGCCACCTTACGCGAATGGACATCTTCACTACGGCACTGTCTTCAACAAAATCTTGAAGGATATTGTTATCAAGTACCAAGGGCTCAGGGGGCGTAAGGTTAGGTTCGTTCCCGGCTGGGACTGTCATGGCTTGCCCATCGAGCTTAATGTCGAACGGCGCATGGGCCGTGACAAGGCCCAAACAATTTCCGTAACATCGCTACGCAAGGCGTGCCGCGACGAGGCCGAGAAGTGGGTGGCTGTTCAGCGGGAAGAATTCAAACGTTTGGGGGTGTTCGGGTATTGGGAGGAGCCGTATCTCACGCTTCATCCGCGCTATGAACAAGGCGTGCTGAAAATCCTTGCCGCCTGCCTTTCGCAGGGCATTGTCGAGCGAGGGAAAAAGCCGGTTTACTGGTGTGGACATTGCCAGACCGCGCTGGCCGAGGCCGAGGTCGAGTACGCGGAACACACATCACCGAGCATTTACGTCAAGTTTCCCCTATCGCAGCCCGAGTCAGAGAGAGTGGCGCGGCAGATGGGTTTTGCGACCTCGGGGGATAAGCCGCTCTACGCGATGATCTGGACGACCACACCATGGACCTTGCCGGCAAACCTCGCCATTGCGGTACACCCCGAGTATCAATATGTGGCGGTCGATGTGGGCAAGGAGCTGTGGCTCCTTGCGCAAGAGCGGCTAGGCGCAGTTGCCCAGGCCACTGGGGTGACGGCGACATGCGTGGGAAGCCCCATCAAGGGTGATGCGCTTCTGGGGACGGTGGCCCAGCATCCGTTCGAGGAGCGCGATTCCCCGCTGTTGGCCGCAGACTATGTAACCCTTGATGCAGGGACAGGCCTTGTGCACACTGCGCCGGGTCACGGCATAGAGGATTACGTCCTAGGTCAGCAACACGGACTTGAGCCATTTGCTCCGGTGGACGATGCTGCATGCTTTACCGACGAGGTGCGCGACGCGTGGCGTAAACGGCCCGTGATCTCGGTCAACCAAGACATCGTACGATTCCTCGCTGAGGCGGGGCGCTTGGGCAACGCCGAGGGCGACAGCGTGCAGCATAGCTATCCACATTGTTGGCGCTGCAAACACCCCGTGATCTTCCGTGCGACGACTCAATGGTTCGTGCTGCTTGACAAGCCCATGAGAAAAGATCCGCAGCACAGGACGTTGCGCCAAGCCGCGATGACCGCAATCGGTGAGGTAAACTGGGTACCAGCGTGGGGACGAGATCGCATTGAGGGCATGGTGAGTCAGCGGCCTGATTGGTGCATCTCCAGACAGCGCCGGTGGGGCGTGCCGATCCCCGCCTTTTACTGCGACGGTTGTGGTGAGGCGTTGCTCGATACAGAGACGGTGCGGCATGTGGCAGAACTCTTCGGCGCGCACGGCTCGGACATATGGTTCGAAAAACCGGCAATAGAGCTAGTGCCCGAGGGGCAGCGCTGCTCACATTGCCAAGGACAACACTTCAGCAAGGATCAGAGCATTCTAGATGTATGGTTCGAGTCAGGGGCGTCTTTCGAACCTGTCTTGCAAAGTGACGCCTATGGAATGGGGGAGGCGGTTCCGGCCGACCTGTATTTGGAGGGGTCCGATCAACACCGCGGCTGGTTTCACAGCGCACTGTTATTGTCCGCAGCCTCACGAGGGCATGCGCCCTATAAACGCGTGCTTACACACGGTTTCGTCTGTGATGATCAAGGCAGGCCTTACTCGAAAAGCGAGATTCGACGTCGACAAGAAGCCGGAGAAAAGATCGAGTACGTCGAACCCAATGTCGTGGTCAAGCAAAAGGGCGCTGAGCTCTTACGGGCATGGGCCGCATCACAAGACTATCGAACCGATCCGCGCTATTCAGAGGTGCATCTTGGACAAGCTTCCGACAGTTACTTTAAACTGAGGAACACGCTTCGATTCTTACTTGGCAATCTAGATGGCTACGATGGAAAGCCCGGCGAGTACATCGAACCTTTGGACGCCTGGGCCAAGGCGCGTATGCGGGCTTATATGCAGGCCGCCGTAGATGCGTATGACGCGTACGATTTTCGGAGGGTCTTTCAGATCACTCTGGAGCTATCTGTAGGAGAATGGTCCGCGTTTTATCTCGATGTGATCAAAGATCGCCTTTACTGTGACGATGTTAACTCTCCTCGGCGGCGCTCCGGCCAGGCGACGTTGGAAATGATCGCTCGGGGCATGCTAACGGTGCTCGCCCCCATTTTGTGCTTCACCGCTGAGGAAGCTTGGGGCTTTTTGCCACAAGAAAAGGGTCGGTCGGTCTTCCTAGAAGGCCACCTTGAGCGTCCCCAGTTGTCGGAGGCCGACATACAGTTGCTGGATGCGGGCCGGGTGCTGCAACGAATTCGTGATACAGTCAACGCGGCGATGGAGCCGCTCGTAAGAGACAAATCGCTGGCACATCGCAGAGAAGCGAGCGTAAGCCTGGGGCTTCCCGCTTTGGACCTCGCGGCGATTAAGCGGATTACAGGCGACGTCGCAGAAGTGCTTGCTGTGGCAGAGGTAACCACCTTCGAAGCAGAGTGCCTAACCGCTTCGGTCAGCCAAACTACTCATCCAAGATGTCAACGCTGCTGGAGGCATCGGCGCCAGGCAGGGACAGATGTGAAGGAACTATGTGATCGTTGTGCAAAGGTGATGGAGACATGGGAGAGCAATTAA
- the lspA gene encoding signal peptidase II, with amino-acid sequence MGEQLIPRSKRAVIWCVIAIALLTAFDLGTKAWALGALSEPRPELDTPACEHDFAGHVPVQRFRTAPIVLIEGYLEFRYAENCAAAFSMLKDTPLLFRRVLFSLAAVLAIIMLMWMFIKGHGARWFAWSVPFILSGALGNLIDRLRLGYVVDFIRFHLRSGFEWPTFNVADAAITIGVIMLLIDGLTSQAQRKRGEPV; translated from the coding sequence ATGGGAGAGCAATTAATTCCTCGATCCAAACGGGCGGTTATTTGGTGCGTCATCGCCATCGCGTTGCTGACAGCGTTCGACTTGGGCACCAAAGCATGGGCCTTAGGCGCATTGTCGGAACCCCGCCCTGAGCTTGATACCCCCGCATGCGAACACGATTTCGCGGGGCATGTGCCAGTCCAACGTTTTCGCACGGCACCCATCGTTCTCATCGAGGGCTACCTCGAGTTTCGCTACGCTGAGAACTGCGCAGCGGCATTCAGTATGCTCAAAGACACGCCTCTGTTGTTCAGACGCGTGTTATTTTCACTCGCCGCGGTTTTGGCGATCATCATGTTGATGTGGATGTTCATCAAAGGACATGGTGCACGGTGGTTTGCCTGGAGCGTTCCATTTATTCTCTCGGGCGCATTAGGGAATCTCATCGACCGGCTGCGTCTGGGGTATGTGGTTGATTTCATTAGGTTTCACTTGCGAAGCGGCTTTGAGTGGCCGACATTCAACGTGGCGGACGCCGCCATTACAATCGGCGTGATCATGCTCCTTATTGATGGGTTGACGTCGCAGGCGCAAAGGAAACGCGGCGAGCCAGTATGA
- the folD gene encoding bifunctional methylenetetrahydrofolate dehydrogenase/methenyltetrahydrofolate cyclohydrolase FolD, which translates to MTAHIIDGKTLARDVRADLALAAERFSEQHGRKPGLDVVLIGDNPASQVYVRNKEVAARHTGFRGNVHRWSAQVSEEEVLRIVGELNNDKLVDGILVQLPLPAHLDAARILRMLDPLKDVDGLHPLNVGLLMRGELGLRPCTPQGCMALLDSLGCDLTGKQALVVGRSNLVGKPVALMLLERHATVSIAHSRTRNLSEHVSRADVVIAAVGIAEMIKGAWIKPGAIVLDVGINRDAQGRLVGDVEFDEAKMRAAFITPVPGGVGPMTIAMLLANTLKAAQARLDQSG; encoded by the coding sequence ATGACCGCCCATATCATTGATGGGAAGACCCTGGCCCGGGATGTGCGCGCCGATCTGGCGTTGGCGGCCGAACGCTTTTCCGAGCAGCATGGCCGAAAGCCGGGTCTCGATGTCGTTCTAATCGGGGATAATCCCGCATCCCAGGTTTATGTCCGTAACAAGGAAGTTGCGGCTCGCCACACGGGGTTTCGTGGCAACGTGCATCGTTGGTCTGCTCAAGTTTCTGAAGAAGAGGTGTTAAGAATCGTTGGCGAGCTCAACAACGACAAATTGGTGGATGGCATCTTGGTGCAACTTCCATTGCCAGCGCATCTTGATGCGGCCCGCATTTTGCGTATGTTGGATCCTCTGAAAGATGTGGATGGGCTGCATCCGCTTAACGTGGGACTGCTGATGCGGGGAGAGCTCGGACTTAGGCCCTGCACGCCTCAAGGGTGCATGGCGCTCCTCGATAGCCTAGGTTGCGATCTGACAGGCAAACAGGCGCTCGTTGTGGGCCGTAGTAATCTGGTGGGCAAGCCAGTCGCGTTGATGCTTCTCGAACGACACGCCACGGTGAGCATCGCCCACTCTCGCACACGCAATTTGTCCGAGCACGTAAGTCGCGCGGACGTGGTGATCGCCGCAGTCGGGATCGCGGAAATGATCAAGGGTGCTTGGATCAAGCCCGGAGCTATTGTCCTGGATGTGGGAATAAATCGTGACGCCCAGGGCAGGTTGGTGGGTGATGTGGAGTTTGACGAAGCCAAGATGCGCGCGGCATTCATCACTCCTGTTCCGGGCGGCGTCGGCCCCATGACGATTGCGATGTTGCTAGCCAACACCCTAAAAGCGGCGCAGGCTCGTTTGGATCAATCCGGATAA
- a CDS encoding ParB/RepB/Spo0J family partition protein, producing the protein MDPAKAPKRRPLGRGLDALLPQASSPGTAGSTLQLPVEDLYPSHHQPRGLFDDSALEELAESIRELGILEPLLVRKRVEGGYNIVAGERRWRAAQRAGMLKVPVFVRELTDKQAFEAALVENIQREELGPVETARAFQRLLEDFGHTQESMAKRIGKNRSTIANAVRLLKLPPAVLSRLETGELTEGHGRALLGLSSQEQMQTMAKEAVIRRWSVRETEREVRRATEPPRATGMRSINASANVRDLETRLSRAMGTKVAVIDRHGRGRISISYGSYDELDAILKRIPTLDHPAS; encoded by the coding sequence ATGGATCCGGCAAAAGCTCCAAAACGACGGCCCTTAGGGCGCGGGCTCGATGCGTTGCTTCCCCAGGCGTCTTCGCCGGGCACAGCTGGTAGCACGCTACAGCTCCCGGTGGAGGATCTTTATCCCAGCCATCATCAGCCCCGCGGGCTCTTTGACGATAGTGCGCTTGAGGAACTCGCAGAATCGATTAGGGAGCTTGGCATACTGGAACCGCTTCTTGTTCGCAAGCGGGTTGAAGGCGGTTACAACATCGTTGCGGGCGAGCGGAGATGGCGTGCCGCTCAGCGTGCCGGCATGCTCAAGGTGCCGGTATTTGTACGTGAGCTTACCGATAAACAAGCATTTGAAGCCGCGCTCGTCGAGAACATTCAACGCGAAGAGCTCGGGCCCGTCGAGACCGCGCGGGCGTTTCAGAGGCTGCTCGAAGACTTCGGGCATACGCAGGAGTCCATGGCAAAACGGATCGGCAAAAACCGGTCAACCATTGCGAACGCGGTTCGCCTTCTGAAATTGCCGCCCGCAGTGCTGAGCAGGCTCGAAACTGGAGAGCTAACAGAAGGCCATGGGCGTGCGCTTTTGGGGCTAAGCAGCCAGGAACAGATGCAGACCATGGCCAAGGAGGCCGTGATCAGACGATGGAGCGTTCGGGAGACCGAGCGGGAGGTTCGCCGGGCGACCGAGCCACCGAGAGCAACTGGGATGCGCTCGATTAACGCCTCGGCCAATGTTCGCGATCTTGAGACGCGTCTCTCGCGCGCGATGGGCACGAAAGTCGCCGTCATCGATCGGCATGGGCGCGGACGCATCTCCATATCTTACGGGAGCTATGACGAACTCGACGCCATCTTAAAGCGTATCCCTACGCTTGATCACCCGGCATCGTAG
- a CDS encoding ParA family protein: MTYVVAIANQKGGVGKTTTAVNLSASLAVAEQRVLLIDMDPQGNATSGLGRDPKGGLEGTYGLLQGGLGLDEAIVPSDLPNLELITASADLAAIELEFANVEDRSSRLKEIVSALRGRYDYIIIDCPPSLGILTINALVAADAVLVPMQCEYYALEGLSQLMNTVERVRGSFNPSLRIDGVLLCMFDPRSNLSSEVANELRKHFHVYDTVIPRNIRLAEAPSYGKPIILYDAASKGSAGYLNLAREILSGPTPRAAA, from the coding sequence GTGACCTACGTTGTTGCGATCGCCAACCAAAAAGGCGGGGTCGGCAAAACCACGACAGCCGTCAACCTCTCGGCGAGCCTGGCGGTGGCTGAACAGCGGGTGCTTCTCATCGACATGGATCCCCAGGGCAACGCCACCAGCGGACTAGGCCGAGACCCGAAAGGGGGCCTTGAGGGGACCTATGGGCTTCTGCAAGGCGGGCTGGGGCTGGATGAAGCCATCGTGCCTTCGGACTTGCCAAATCTGGAACTGATTACGGCCTCAGCGGACCTGGCTGCCATTGAGCTCGAGTTTGCTAACGTCGAGGATCGTTCCTCGCGCCTGAAGGAAATCGTCAGCGCCCTGCGCGGTCGATACGACTACATCATCATCGACTGCCCCCCGTCCCTGGGAATCCTCACCATAAACGCGCTCGTCGCCGCCGATGCGGTGCTGGTGCCGATGCAATGCGAGTACTACGCGCTCGAAGGGCTCTCCCAACTCATGAACACCGTCGAGAGGGTACGCGGATCTTTCAATCCGAGTTTGCGTATTGACGGGGTACTTCTCTGCATGTTTGACCCAAGGAGCAACTTGTCATCAGAGGTGGCCAACGAACTTCGAAAACATTTTCATGTTTACGACACTGTTATACCGCGCAATATCCGGCTCGCCGAAGCGCCTTCCTACGGAAAGCCTATCATCCTTTACGATGCGGCCTCCAAAGGCTCCGCCGGCTACCTCAACTTGGCGCGCGAAATCCTAAGCGGCCCGACGCCACGGGCGGCGGCCTAA
- a CDS encoding transcriptional regulator, whose translation MRGPKTYRSIEEFEREEIRPSSKIGFSLDDLYQEATFNTEQEFGKEDPKELDFES comes from the coding sequence ATGCGCGGGCCCAAAACATACCGAAGTATCGAAGAGTTTGAGCGCGAAGAGATTCGCCCCTCGAGTAAGATCGGTTTCTCGTTGGACGATCTTTATCAGGAAGCCACCTTCAACACGGAGCAAGAATTCGGCAAAGAAGATCCCAAAGAGCTCGACTTCGAATCCTAA
- a CDS encoding MATE family efflux transporter yields MSQALGEHSSVFTRPSRQERNYHRLTKGKLSWGVLRFGMPLVVGMALHTTFNLIDMFMISRLEEGTAGLAALGVCDMVAALATIISNGVSTAAVALISRRVGSRDQRGIRRATWQSLWLVGAFSLGFGLLGLIGSGVIIRDIMQVKGLAADLAVPYLRIMLGGSFAIFFLLQITAILRALGSAKSAATLLVMGNLLNIFLNIFFIYGAGPRPEVFAFAQPVAEFFGIPRMGVVGAGWATLIGRTVPVLIGALLLTRRSGGPRFHLMYLKPMREELLALFRIGWPSSAQLIVRVGAVLVFISLVNANYTSAGDPSALTAFSICLRLETMVLFLSMGWGAAASTFVGANLGAGLRPRAQQAGWIAASFNFVLMIALVGVYMHFAEPIIGFFDPSPEVLTIGKEYLRIVGLSYGVLGVALVLSQAMTGAGATLSSLVIDGAFLVFLVVPMAIIVTEYLGAPRLALWTTIALGNLMAAAAYTLWYARGAFLEKQV; encoded by the coding sequence ATGTCCCAAGCGCTCGGAGAACACAGCTCAGTCTTCACACGTCCGAGCCGCCAGGAGCGCAACTACCACCGTTTGACCAAGGGGAAGCTGAGCTGGGGTGTGCTCAGATTTGGCATGCCCCTTGTCGTCGGGATGGCGCTCCATACGACGTTCAACCTCATCGACATGTTTATGATTAGCCGGCTCGAGGAGGGCACGGCTGGTCTTGCGGCCCTCGGGGTCTGCGACATGGTGGCCGCCCTCGCCACTATTATCTCCAACGGGGTTTCGACCGCGGCCGTCGCATTGATTTCTCGTCGCGTAGGGTCGCGGGATCAGAGAGGCATTCGGCGCGCAACCTGGCAGTCACTCTGGCTGGTTGGCGCATTTTCCCTCGGGTTCGGCCTGCTCGGGTTGATTGGCAGCGGGGTGATCATCAGGGACATCATGCAGGTCAAAGGCCTAGCCGCCGATCTCGCGGTCCCATATCTGCGCATTATGCTGGGGGGCAGTTTCGCGATCTTTTTCTTGTTGCAGATCACAGCGATATTGCGAGCGCTCGGCAGCGCCAAATCGGCAGCCACCTTGCTTGTAATGGGTAACTTGCTCAATATCTTTCTAAACATTTTTTTCATTTACGGAGCCGGGCCCCGCCCCGAAGTGTTTGCATTTGCGCAACCCGTCGCAGAGTTTTTTGGAATTCCGCGCATGGGCGTGGTCGGGGCCGGCTGGGCTACACTGATTGGACGCACGGTGCCAGTATTAATCGGGGCGCTGCTTTTGACACGCCGGAGCGGTGGCCCGCGTTTTCATCTCATGTACTTGAAGCCTATGCGTGAGGAGTTGCTTGCGCTCTTCCGCATCGGTTGGCCGTCGAGTGCCCAGCTGATCGTGCGGGTGGGGGCGGTGTTGGTGTTCATTTCTCTCGTAAACGCGAATTACACCTCGGCCGGGGATCCAAGCGCCCTCACCGCATTTAGTATTTGTTTACGCCTCGAGACCATGGTGCTTTTTCTCAGCATGGGCTGGGGCGCGGCAGCATCCACGTTCGTGGGCGCGAATCTGGGGGCGGGGCTACGGCCGAGGGCGCAACAGGCAGGTTGGATTGCGGCCTCGTTTAACTTCGTGTTGATGATCGCCCTTGTGGGGGTCTACATGCATTTCGCCGAACCCATCATCGGGTTTTTCGACCCCTCTCCCGAGGTGCTGACCATTGGCAAGGAGTATCTGCGCATCGTAGGGCTGAGCTATGGCGTATTGGGGGTGGCACTCGTGTTATCCCAGGCCATGACGGGAGCGGGCGCCACCCTCTCGAGTTTGGTCATCGATGGAGCGTTTTTGGTTTTCTTGGTCGTGCCCATGGCCATCATAGTCACCGAATATCTGGGCGCGCCTCGGCTCGCCTTGTGGACAACTATTGCGCTTGGGAACTTGATGGCTGCCGCCGCCTATACGCTGTGGTATGCACGGGGGGCATTCTTGGAAAAACAGGTGTAG
- the map gene encoding type I methionyl aminopeptidase, whose amino-acid sequence MGAIEILNQRMIEDMQKSCRIAADALVMVGSKIRADMSTEEINTLVHEFIVGLGARPSPLNYRGFPKSVCTSINEVVCHGIPGSQVLQDGDIINVDVTSYFPLKGGYHGDTSAMYYVGTPSEQAIKVVEVARRCLELGIEQVRPNGRIGDIGAAIQEYAEGQGCSVVRDFVGHGVGREFHMAPQVPHYGTRGSGKRLKPGMVFTIEPMINLGDYACEIMDDQWTVLTKDRSLSAQFEHTVLVTDTGCRVLTERDQVVAHSEDLPWSQVGPRSAPAAFNRGREPHALKQAAQ is encoded by the coding sequence ATGGGAGCTATTGAAATCCTGAATCAGCGCATGATTGAAGACATGCAGAAATCCTGCCGGATTGCCGCGGATGCGTTGGTGATGGTGGGTTCAAAAATCCGTGCCGACATGAGCACCGAGGAAATCAACACCTTGGTCCATGAGTTTATCGTCGGCCTGGGCGCCCGCCCATCGCCGCTCAATTATCGCGGGTTCCCCAAGAGCGTTTGCACGAGCATCAATGAAGTGGTGTGTCACGGCATCCCGGGCTCTCAGGTGTTGCAGGACGGTGATATCATTAACGTCGATGTCACCTCTTATTTCCCTTTGAAAGGCGGGTATCATGGTGATACCAGCGCCATGTATTACGTCGGGACGCCCAGCGAGCAAGCTATCAAGGTGGTGGAGGTCGCGCGTCGCTGTCTTGAGCTTGGCATCGAGCAGGTCCGGCCGAATGGCCGCATCGGTGACATCGGTGCCGCCATTCAAGAATATGCAGAAGGCCAAGGGTGTTCGGTCGTACGCGATTTCGTTGGCCATGGGGTGGGTCGTGAGTTTCATATGGCGCCCCAGGTGCCACACTACGGCACGCGCGGAAGCGGCAAAAGGCTCAAGCCAGGAATGGTCTTCACCATTGAGCCGATGATCAACCTCGGTGATTACGCATGCGAAATTATGGACGACCAATGGACCGTGTTGACGAAAGACCGCTCGCTTTCTGCGCAGTTCGAGCATACCGTGCTGGTCACTGACACGGGATGCCGCGTGTTGACTGAACGTGATCAGGTCGTGGCGCACAGCGAGGATCTGCCTTGGTCTCAAGTGGGCCCACGCTCGGCACCGGCGGCGTTCAACAGGGGCCGAGAGCCACACGCGCTCAAGCAGGCAGCCCAGTAG
- a CDS encoding Rieske 2Fe-2S domain-containing protein: MNAPISPGYACQPATLGLKEAMAVRLSPGRYGQPRSAIVLRDQNGTLRAYLNECQHLPIPLDAGSGLFWNREGTHLLCSTHGAIYRPEDGYCEGGPCRGAFLRPLAFSIEGDELFVADPED, encoded by the coding sequence GTGAATGCGCCAATTTCACCCGGTTACGCCTGCCAGCCGGCCACCCTAGGGCTTAAGGAGGCCATGGCGGTGAGGCTGAGTCCCGGTCGGTACGGCCAGCCGCGCTCCGCCATCGTACTCCGCGACCAGAACGGAACACTGCGAGCTTATCTGAACGAGTGTCAACATCTGCCCATTCCCCTTGATGCGGGTTCGGGACTGTTCTGGAACAGGGAAGGTACCCACCTACTGTGCTCGACCCACGGCGCCATCTATCGCCCAGAGGATGGCTATTGCGAAGGCGGACCATGTAGGGGCGCCTTTCTTCGTCCGCTTGCTTTCAGCATCGAGGGCGACGAATTATTCGTCGCTGACCCTGAGGATTAA
- a CDS encoding metallophosphoesterase, with translation MAASRALIIGDVHGCAEELRILLERCEYQPGDSVVFVGDLVAKGPDSQGVVEMARSLSARTVLGNHDVRVLEIRQHLDKGEPPPRATKSHVTAAQSLSRDDVAWLRQKPFYLRLETYGVAVVHAGIVPGIPLEAQDPAQLTTLRSILPDGTPSPLATMGVPWASTWEGPECVVFGHDARRGLQRHPWAYGLDTGCVYGGELTALALPERRIISVSAKNVYLDRGKKEPLFP, from the coding sequence ATGGCTGCTTCACGCGCTCTCATTATCGGCGATGTCCACGGATGTGCAGAAGAGCTGCGCATCCTCCTTGAGCGATGTGAGTACCAACCGGGAGATAGTGTGGTGTTTGTTGGAGACTTGGTCGCCAAGGGGCCTGATTCGCAAGGCGTAGTCGAAATGGCGCGCTCATTAAGCGCCCGCACCGTACTTGGAAACCATGATGTCCGTGTGCTCGAAATCCGACAACACTTAGATAAAGGAGAGCCTCCACCTCGTGCGACAAAGAGCCATGTCACTGCCGCCCAATCGCTCAGCAGAGACGATGTTGCTTGGCTTCGGCAGAAGCCATTCTACTTGCGGCTCGAAACGTATGGGGTGGCGGTGGTGCATGCGGGGATCGTGCCCGGTATACCTTTGGAAGCCCAGGACCCCGCGCAGCTGACTACCCTGCGCAGTATCTTGCCCGATGGAACGCCGAGCCCCCTTGCCACAATGGGGGTGCCTTGGGCCAGCACATGGGAAGGGCCCGAATGCGTGGTGTTTGGCCATGACGCGCGTCGGGGCCTTCAACGGCATCCCTGGGCCTACGGACTAGACACCGGCTGTGTCTACGGGGGCGAGTTGACGGCGCTGGCGCTGCCGGAGCGGCGTATTATATCGGTTTCGGCAAAAAATGTCTACCTCGATCGCGGGAAAAAGGAGCCATTATTCCCGTGA